The genomic window TTTGTTGCTTAGTTGGGCAAATGCTTGAAAAAAGAGAATTGCGTTTTTATATCCTCCTAAGCCACTTAATAGGAAATAGGGTTTATGTATACCATATTTATATTTAAAAGCGTTTATTTCAACTTCAGAAGCAGGGCAAAAGAGAGAATCTACCCCACAATGGGCAACGGTAATTGATTCTAATGGTATATATGGGAAAAATGTACTTAAGTCCTTAGCTGTGTTTTCTGATATAGCAATAAAAGCAGAGGCGTGTTTAATTCCGTTATGTTTTTCTGTCCACATCGGTTCATTTAAGTTGCCTCCTAGTACTTCTGGTATCATGTCATAAGCCATGAATACAGAAGGGGTAGTAATGGGGGTGGTGTAGTAGCTTGAAATAAATAATTCTGCTCCTTCTTCGTCGCAAACTTGCTGAAGAATCTGGCGATCGCCCTCAGTATTGTTATAGTCGTAGGCGTGAATAGTACGATAATTAATGCCATTAATTTTTGGTGCAGTATTAGCCCGATCTAAGACCAATATATGTTCAGCAAATTTGGTGTTTGCCCATTGCTCTAAAAGGGATTTCCAAACTCTAGCAATTCCGGTTTTATAGAGTTGAAAAAATACTCCATCTACCAAAACTCTTGGTACTGGTTGTTCTTTTTCTTGATATTTTTGATATTTAAGTTGTAACTCCTCTTCTTGAGTAAGTTTATTAACATGAGTAGTAGGGACTATGACACTTTCCATTCTAGGCAATATTCCCTGGGCCAGTTTAACTGCTTGAGCAACATTTGATATCCCTACTTGCTCGCAGTTAATAATTAATTGCCTTGGAGTTCCCTCTGAGGTAAAAATAAGTCCTTGGTATCCCTCTACATTAGTATTCAAATTAGTCAATTTATCGGGTATGTTCAACTTAGTAACAGAAATACCATGCTTTTGGGCTAGTGCCTCAATATCTTTTAATGTTATTTCATATGTACCCGGATCTCTATTAATCTGTTGAGTAACAAAGTTTAATAAATTTTCTATATTTACCTCAAATTCTGTATCATATGGGAAAAATAATTCTTTAGTGCGAAGTTGCACGTGTGCAAAACTTATCTCTTGATTGGTTGTGGGAACTAAGGTAGGATGCACTTTTGAGAAATAATCTTCTTTTTCGTCTTTTAGAGCATCTTTCAAAGGTTCCGACTTAAAACTTTGGAAACATACTGATGCGCCTAAACTATATCCTGAACTTCCAATAATAGATATAGAACGGAAAGAATATAAATAGCTATCTGTAAAATAGGCATTAACAAGACCAGAGTAAACATCTGGAGCTGTCGCCATAGTAGATGACATAAAATATTTACCATAAATTGACTTAATACGATCAATTATTTTTCTGTGAACAAAAGAATTGTAAACCATAGGCAAAAATTCATGAGATAGCTGATAGTTATAAAATTGTTTCAGTCTTTCTTTTGAATTCCACAACTCGGCATGAGACAACAAACTTAGCTGTAGTCTATTTCTGACCCAAGGTACAATTGCATTGGGCCATCCATATGAGTATCGCAGCCAAGAAACAATATCAACGTTATACTCACTTATTAGCTTTGAAGCGAGTTCAAGTCCATCAGGCATTAAAGCATCGTCATCTCCCAAAACAAAAACATATTCTCCAGTACTATAAGACAATCCCAATTCCCAATTCTCAGATATAGAGAGTCTCTCAGTAGCGCGAAAATATTTAATTCGCTCATCTTTAAATTGATGAACAACTTCATAGGTTTCTTGACTACTAAAGTTATCCATAATGATTAATTCAAAATTTTGATAACTCTGATTTAATACGCTGTCCATTGCGTAGTGTAAGGTTAAATGTCTTTCTCTGGTGGGTATAATAATGGAAAATAAGGGCTGACTCATGTTTTTACCTCAATTATTTTTTTTAATATAGCAATGCTTATTTAATGCATTTAATTGTGATTTATATCCGATTGTATAAAAATATCAAAAAGCTAACTAAAGTTAATGGTGTTTAGTTTAACCTGCAAACAAAATTAACAATATTTAAAACATTGTCTCAATATAAACTAATTATTATTATTATGTTAAACTTTGTAATATATCTTGAAATTTAATAACATTTTTAACACCTAATTTTCTGACTTTTTCTATGATTTCATTTGAAGAACTTCTCGCCAAAACAATCACGACATCTGGCTGTAACATCTTAATCTGAGAAGGATTTTGAATTAGGATTTTTCCATATATAGGAAATACTTTGTATAGATACTCATCCACTACCCCTAAAAGTTTATCTGTGTTTAGTTTGCCATATTTAATCAGGGCATCAAAAATTTTACCGCCTCCCCAAAATACAACTTTTTGACGTAACATGAATTTATTAATTATTTCGGCAACTTCTTGTAAAAGTTGACGATTTTTTTCTAAATATATTTGATAATTATTAATTATCGTTTTTATTCTCTCTATATCACTTTGGTAGTCAAATATTTTTGTTTGATCACTGCCCTCGGACTTAACAGCTACTATAGTGATATTAAAAGAATCATAATCATCTTTTCCGAGAATAATATTGAATCCTAAGTACCTCAAGTATTCAATTAATATGTCCCGTTGAAAATGAAATCGATGTTTATCAATAAAAAACTCTTCCACAGTATCAGTTAAACATAACACATCTAAATTAGGTACTTCTAAAAATAAATAGCCTCCTGTTACTAATAATTTATGAATTTTCTTTAACATTATTGAGGCTGACTCAGCGTGTTCTAACGTATGAGAACAATAGATAAAATCAAAATATTGTGTAGAAAAGGTAACATTTTCTAATGTATCTTGATATAAAATGAAGTTGGAAGTATTTTTGTAATCATTTATTATTGTTGAGTCAGGCTCAACTCCTGTAATGTTTAAGTTCGGATAAAGCTCATTAAGCCAGAGAATAAAATTACCTCGGTTTGAACCTATATCTAAAACTGAGTTTAGTCTATCCAAAGGAATAACAGAAGAAATCAGGGGAATTGCAGCTTTTAGCCTTAAACCTTTCCCATGTCGTACATTACCCCAATCTGCTCCACTGCTAACAGAAGCTATTCTTTGACTAAGTTTTGGCTTTACGAAAATACTTTGTACTAAACCACAGTGTTTGCATACTTTTACCTCAGCCTCTCTAGGTGATTCTATTACTTGATATACTGATTCTAAATCTATAGATTGACAAAAATTACACACAACCATATTTTTAGTATTCAACATTATATTCCTCCGTTTCTGCATAACCAAAGTTTTCCATCATATCTCCGGCAATATAATTAAATTGTTCTATTTGTTTAGTGGTTAATTTAAAGTCCATAGGAAAAATGACATTTTGTGGAGTCTGTAAAAATTCAAAAAAATGATCTTCGTAATCTAAATTAAAAAAGTTGAGAAATTTTTTTAATACTTCAGGTTTTTTCGTTATATCTTCTAGTCGCACTATAAGTTTTTGTTCTTCAGATATTTTAGCCAAAGATTCATTCACAACCCTATTGGATTCTCTCCATTGATAACAAGCACGTTGAAATTGATCAAACTGCCCAAAGTCGTCAGCAAAAGGTTGTCCATTTTGAGGGATATTCCACCAATATTTTTTTTCTGGCGGAGGCATGGGTAGTTTATCCGAGTTTTTTAACCATTCTTCCATAATTTTTATGCTTTGATCGTCGTACATTTCATGATTAAGTTTATGGAAATAAGATGCAGCAACTTTTCGTCCATCTCTAACTAAATGAACAAATTTGGCTTGAGGGAATAAGTCCAAAATAGGTTCAATAATCCAAGATATTTTATTTGAACAATCAATCCAATATTGAGATTGAGAATAATAAATTCCAGCACCATGTAACTCCATAAACTTTTTTTGTAACACATCTGAAGAAATACGCTTCATAAAGTAAAGGGCAGCATATTGTTGAATATGAGTACATAAATACTCATGATAAATTTCTATATGAGGATATCCAGATAATAGTTTATAAATCATCCTTGTTCCTGAACGCCCACTGCCTACTACAAAGATTGGTGTTGTGCTATTAGAACCCATATAAAAATTCCTTTTTTTGATAACAAGATACTAATTATGTAAAATTTAGCTAAATTATAAAAATTTTTGAATATGCCTATATTATGTATCCTAAATTTTGTAGCTTATTAATTACTTTATTAACGCTCTCTTCAATAGTTTCCTCGGCTGTGTAACAAACTAATTCAGGATTTAAAGGTTTTTCATAAGGATCGTCAACTCCTGTAAAATATTTAATTTCTCCAGCGCGAACTTTACTATATAGTCCCTTGACATCGCGTTTCTCGCAAACTTCTAGTGGTGAATTTACATATACTTCAATAAAATTTTGGATTGTATTTCGCATCTCATCACGAATATTTCGATATGGACTAATTACAGCTACAATTGCAATCACGCCATTACGACTTAATAAGTCTGCTACAAATCCAATCCGCTTTATATTTGTCTCTCTATCTTCCTTGCTAAAGCCTAGTCCCTTGGAAAGATGAGTTCGTACAACATCACCATCTAAGACTTCTACCAAATAGCCACATTTTTTCAAGTGCTGTTCTACTTCCTTTGAAATTGTAGTTTTACCAGCACCACTAAGACCAGTAAACCACAAAGTAAATCCTTGTTTATTCATTACTAATCCTTCCTGTGAATAAAGTATTATTACTACGAATTATCAGTAACATATTGCAATATTTCACTCACAGCATGGGTCTGATCCTTTACTAGGACGAATATTGCCCCTGTGTGAACTGCTACTGATATATGATATTCTTGCGTATGTTTATCTCATGGTAAAGTCCTTATAACTCTAAATGAGGAACAATCATATTAGCCAAAAACTCTTTTCGCTCTAAAAATGGCCACATATCTTCAAGCGGTTTAGAAACCATTGTGCCATCTGGTTTGCTTGTGGAAGTGATCCGAGGAGCGGTAAATTGATTAGGTGATATCAGCACTTCACAAATAAAGGCTGAAGGTGAATTTAAAACCTCTATTACCTTTTCTCTAATTCCTCCATGATCAGCTATTTTTGTATAAGGAATATCAAAAGCTGCACTAATTTTACTAATATCAGGTAAAGTTAGACCACTATTAGGATTACTAGCAACATATCTGCCTTGAAAATAATTTTTTTGGGTATTTTGAATAGAAATATATCCGTCATTATTCAAAATAAAAAATTTAATAGGTAATTTTAATCTCTTGAGAGTTTCTAGTTCCTGAACATTCATAATAAACCCGCCATCTCCATCAATACAGATGGTGTGCTTTCCCCCACTTGCTAAACAACCACCAATGGCAGATGCAATACCAAAACCCATAGCTCCTAGTCCTTCGGTGTTAAAAATCCGCATTCCGGGCTTAACTCTAAACCCTTGCATGGTAATTTCACTACAAGCTCCAGAACTACCAGGAATCAATAAATCATCTTCTGACATTTCTTCAGATAAAACATCAATAAGAACGTAGTTATTAACTCTGTCCGATTCTTGCCAATATTCGGGGAGGATTACAGGATATTTAGCTTGCCAATCTTTACAACGATTGAGCCAGCTACTACGGTCTTGAGAGATAATTTTGTCTCTTTTTTCCAAACAGTCTCCTATAAAATCACCTGCATCGGCACAAATAGGGACATCAATAGGCATCATCATTTTACTAATTTCATTAGGGTCAATATCAACAATAATTTTTTTAGCCCCACGAGCAAAATTTTGATGATTGTATCCAGTTTGTCCAAAATCTAGCCTAGCTCCAATAGTTATTAATAAGTCAGAGTTTTGTTGAGTAAAGTTAGCTCCTCGTTGCCCAATCGCTCCAGGTCTGCCGGCAAATAACCAGTGAGATTCCGGCAAAAAGTCAATGGCTTTCCATGTGGTGAGAACGGGAATTTGGAGGATTTCGATTAGCTGCAAAAAATCTTCTATTGCTCCGGCTAGTCTAACTCCATTCCCAACTAAGATACAGGGTCTTTCTGCCTGATTCAATAGCCTAATAGTTTCGCTAATCTGTTGTTGTAGTAAACTGTGATCAATTGGCTTTTCTACTTCCTGTTTATCAAAGCCAACTAACTCAGTTTCTTCTATTTGGGCAGCTTGAATATCCAAGGGAATATCAATCCACACAGGCCCAGGTCTACCATTTTTGGCCAGGTAAACAGCTTTTTCGAGGTGATAGCGGATGGTTTTGGGGTCTGTCACTACTACAGCATATTTAGTAATTGGTTTTACCATCTCTACGATATTTATTTCCTGAAACCCCATCTGTCGTACACCGCGCGTCCCTACTAAATCAGCCGTTTTCACTTGACCTGATATAAATAAACAAGGTGTAGAATCTAACCAAGCTCCAGCCACTCCAGTGAGAGTGTTGGTTCCCCCTGGCCCTGTGGTGACTAAAGCTACTCCTAAGTTATTGGTGTACTGTCCATACGCTTCGGCTGCGATCGCGCAAGCTTGTTCATGAAGATTGCAAATATATTTTAATTGTTGACACCTACCCACAGAGTCTAGTAGATGCATACAGCCTCCTCCTGGCAATAAAAAAATATGTTCTACACCCAAATTGGCAATAAACTGAATTACATAATCAGAAAGTTTGATCATCTTCATTAACCTCTACCCAAATTTGTCAAAGAATCTAATATTTCTGTTCTTGTCATCCTAGAGTTATTCCAAGGTTGAGGCATTAAAAATGTCTTCATTCCTAATTTTTGGGCTGCTTGAATATGATTAGGATTATCATCAATCATTATTTGCCCCTGTTTCCACCAAGCTAAAAATGATTCTTTATCTTGATCATACTCAGGAATCAAATTACCAACTCGGTAGGAGGGAACAAAGGCAAAACACCGAATCCATTTACCAAAATGCCTAATTACCCAATCTGCCATCAAAGGTGCTGTTTTTATCGGTGTTGCTGTTAAGGCAATATGACGAAAATAACTACCCCATTTTTTAAACCATTCTAATACTTCTGGTTCTGGTTTTAATTGAGATATTCCTCCCGATAACCGATAATCATCTAGACTATTTAAGTATTCCTCTTTCTCAATTCCTAGTATTAAATGAGGTGGATTTTTATTAAATTCTGTATATTTGATAGTACAAGTAGGATGATAAAGTAACCAAGACTGCTCCCACCACATCAGCATTAAATTATTTAATACGTCATCTACATCCCAAACTATTGTTAACATTAGTAATATCTCCTTTAATCAGCTAATTAATCCAGTAAGTTAGTTGAGTTTTTCTGTCTTTTTTAGCTGCAATATTTGGATCAGTATAATAGGAATCATCTTGGTGATGAGTTGACGAAATTTCTTCTAATACCGCTCCATTTTCGCTACTAAAAGTATGTTTAGCACCTCTCTCTATAGTCACAATATTGCCTGCTGTGCATTTTTTGTCTTCACCATCAATAGTTATGTTTACATCGCCATACTGCACAATGAATGTTTCTTCTTTGACCTTGTGATATTGTTCTGGGTGGCTCTGTCCAGGCAAAACTACAATTAATTTTTTACAGTATTCACGATTTATATAATTAATGATCGTACAGCCAAATTGATAAAATTTTTCAATGCCATAATGATGAGATATTTCAAATTCTAATTGTTGTGGTACAACTACTCTGCTTTTTTTAAGCAACTTTTTGACTTTTTGGATAATTTCATATACTTGCTCTCTAATCTCTATTTTCTTGGTATTTACTGACAGAATTGCATGATTTATTGGCAAATCTTCTTCAGCGTAAAAATATGTATATTTAGACATATCATTAGCTGTAATTTGATTTTCTATAGTGGGAATTGCCAAAAAAGTATTGCTTAAATCAACTTTTTCGCCTTTTTTAATTGGATATTTAGCAAATACTCCCCTTCTCAAAGAGAATAAACTATACTTTTCAGTTTCACTAAATTTTTGTCTTTGACCTACTACTCCACACATATTTAATGTCATTTTTACTGATTCTAACCATCTTTTTATTTGGGTAGTGTTGGCTGAATAATTGTTTAAAGATATAGTTTTTGTTGCTACACCAACGTGTTTTTCAAAAATAGTAGCCCCTTTAGCTATGGCGATTTTAATTGCTTCAGTATTATCAGGGTCTTCGTGAGTAGAATAACCTATTCTAATTTGTGGATAACGTTGCATTAATAATTCAATTTGATTCAATTGCAGATGATCATCTCTTGTGGGATATTCACCTACACAGTGCATTAGAGATATATTTTTTTCTCGATGTAAAAAGAAACTTACAACCTTATCAATTGCTTCTAATTCTACTCCGGCTGTGGAAGCAATAATGGGTTTATTAGTTTGAGCTATTCTTTCTAATAAAGGCCAATCTGTTAAAGAACAACTAGCTATTTTAATTATGTCAAAATTATGCTCTTCTATTTTCTTAACTGAATTTTCATCAAAGGGAGTACAAATTTTGATAAATTCTAATTTTTCCATTTCTTGTACTAACAATCTAAATTCTGCTTCTGTTAGTCTTGTTTCCGAAAAACGCTTGATATATTTTAAATCAAATCTGTTTTGAAAATCAGGATGAATAAATGTATCTAAATCACGATATTGAAGTTTAAATCCAAATTGGAATATATCGCTAAAATTTTGTTTTATTTGGGCAAATTGACGGATGATTTCTAAGCCATGTTCTACAGAACCATTATGATTATTTGCTATTTCTAATATAAACAATAGCCTGTGATCGATATTACTCATAATTTTTCTAATTGTGTGAATTAATGATTTTTTTTATTGACATTTTTAAGTCTATTTTTTGCTTTAATTCTAATTCTAAATAAGCTCTTTTAACCGAAGGTATATATCTTTCGGGAATTTGACCAACTAACGGAGTTTTACCTATTTGAATTTCTGTTGTTGGTGAACATATTTCCGCCACTGTCTTAGCTAATTCACTAATGGATATTGCCTGATCTGAGCCAACATTATAGGGAAAACCACTTTTACCTTTAAATAAAATTGTCCATAACCAAATCATCAAATCTGATGCATATAAATATGATCTTAAGGGTGTTCCATCTCCTTTAATTTCAATGTTTTTTCCTTCTATTGCATCTTGAATAAAATTACCAATAGCAAAATGAAGATTAAGGGGTAAATATGCTCCTATAAATGCAAAACATCGGGCAATTTTAGTTTCTATACCATATTGTTGATGATATAATGTACAAAGTAATTCAGAAGCTCTTTTTCCTTCTCCATAACTGGATGATATATTACAAGGATCAGGAGAACCTTCATAAGTTTCAGAAATATGAGACATCGTATCAGGTTGTTTACCATAAACTGCCCCTGAACTAGTTAATAAATATTTTTTTACTCCTGATACTTTCGCAAATTCTAAGGTTCTTTTTGTCCCTTCTATGATCTCATTGAACATTCCTAAGTGATTATCTTGATATAAGAGAGCGTTAGTGGAAGTTCCTGCATGAATTAAGTGAGAAAATTCTCCTTTAGGGAAGGGGAAATTGCAGATATCCCCTTGATAAAATTCTAAAGCAGGGTGATTAAACAAATGAGGACATTTTTGTTTAAATCTCTCTGGATCTCTTGTTAAAATTACTGCTTGAGCAGACGATTTTAATTGCTCAACTATATAAGTAAAACTCTCTAGTAACCAACAGCCGAAAAAACCTGTTCCCCCGGTAATAAATATCCGCTTTTCATTCATTTCATCCCATAATGATTCTGTATGGATAAGAATATGTTGTAAATCCTCTATTAATATCTTCGTCATATTCTCTCTCGTCCACAGAATTTATATAGGTGTTTTAGCATATATAAAAATATATTTTCATTTAAAGCAGGATATACTCCAACCCAAAAACTGTTATTCATTACATAATCAGTATTTGTTAAATCCCCTAATACTCGATACTTTAAGCCTTTATAGGCTGGTTGCTTAATTAAATTTCCTCCAAATAATAGTCTTGTTGTTATTTTATTTTCTTCTAAATATTTCACCAATTCATAGCGATTAAACCCAGCATTTTCTTTGACTGAAATCATAAAACCAAACCAACTTGGTTCAGATTCATCGGTAGGTTTCGGTAAAATTAATACATCTTGTAAATCTACTAATTTTTGATATATAAAATCAAAATTATTCCTTCTTTTCTGCACAAATTGAGGCAATTTTTCCAATTGTGCCAAGCCTACCGCAGCTTGCATATCAGTCATTTTTAAGTTATAGCCAATATGGGAATAAGTATATTTATGATCATACCCAAAAGGTAATTCTCCTAATTGCCAGCCAAATCTTTTATTACAAGTATTATCTACTCCAGGAGGACACCAACAACTCCTTCCCCAGTCTCTCAAGGATTCTAGAATTTTTCTTAATTTAGAATCATTAGTTAATACTGCTCCCCCTTCTCCCATCGTAATATGATGAGCAGGATAAAAACTTGCTGTGGCTATATGTCCAAATGTTCCTGTTTTTTGTCCTTGATATAAACTTCCTAATGCATCACAATTATCCTCTATTAACCATAAATTATATTTTTGGGCAAATTCAGTTACTGTCTTTAAATTAAATGGATTACCTAATGCATGAGCGATCATTATCCCACGAGTGCGCTCTGATAATCCTGCTTCTAATTGAGTAATATCTATGTTATAAGAGGGAATTTCTATATCTAAAAATACTGGGACTAATTGATTTTGAAAAATTGGATTTACTGTGGTAGGAAAACCCGCAGCCACAGTAATTATTTCATCTCCAGGTTTTAATCTTTTCTCTCCTAATTCTGGGGATGTTAATGCGGTTAATGCTAATAGATTAGCTGATGAACCTGAATTTACTAATAAACAGTGTTTAACCCCTATCCATTGGGCAAATTTTTCCTCAAATTCGGCTGCAAAACGTCCGGTTGTTAACCAAAAGTCTAGGGATGAATCTACTAAATACTGTAGTTCTTGTTGATCAAATACTTTCCCTGATACTGGTACAAGTGTTTCTCCTGGTATAAAATCACGTTGCGGAAATGCTTCTGAGTAATATTCTGCTACCAATTGGAGAATTTGCGATCGCAATAGTTGTTTTTTTTCCATTCGTTTTTACTTTAAAAGATTTTGATACCAATTAATGGTTTTTTCTAATCCTGTATCTAGGTCAAATGAGGGATACCAATTTAATATTTTTCTCGATTTTTGACTAGATAAATATTGGTTTTTAATTTCATTACTCGCTTGATTTAAAATTTTTGGTTTTAAATCTGAGTTCATCAATGTTAATATTTTTTCTACTAAGTCTAAAACTGTTAATTTTATCTCTAAAGAAAAATTAAATGCCTCACCAATCAATTCAGGGTGATGTGATAAGTTTTCTGCTAATAACATATAAGCTTTCACACCATCTTCTACATATAGATAATCTCTGACAAAGCAACCATTAGATCTGATTATAGGAGGTTTTTCTTTTAAGATAGATTTAATAGTTCCTGGTACAATTCGACTCCAGTTTAAATCACCTCCACCATAAAAGTTACCACAACGGGCGATCGCTACTGGTAAATTATAAGTATGGGCATAAGTTTGAGTAATTAAATCAGCACAAGATTTACTTACATCGTAGGGATGTATACCTTTTAGGGGAGTATTTTCTTCATAAGGTAACTGTATCTGTTCCCCATAGGCTTTATCTGAAGATGCCACTATAATTTGTTTGACTGTAGAACTATGACGGCAAGCTTCAAGTAAACGCCAAGTACCAGCAATATTGGTTTCAAAAGTAGAAATGGGGTTACGGTTAGCAACTCCTACGACAGTTTGAGCGGCTAAATGAATAACCGTATTAATTTCATATTCTTCTAAAATTCTTTGTAACAGAGCTTGATCAAAAATATCACCTCTAACAACTTTAACTTTTTCTAAAACTCGATTTTGTATCAAAAAACTTTGAGGAATCCAGTCTCGAACTAAACAAACAATATCTGCACCAACGGTTAATAGATGTTTAACTAACCAACTACCAACCAATCCTGTTGCACCTGTAATAAAAATTGGTCTATCTTGCCAGAAGTTAGAGCTATTCCTCATACTTAATTCCATACTTTCCAAGGGGGATTAACACTATCCCATAATTCTTTTAATCTGTATTTGTCTCTTAAAGTATCCATACACTGCCAGAAATCATAATGACGATAGGCAGCTAATTGTCCTTCATTAGCTAGTTTTTCTAATAAAGCAACTTCTAATATTTCATCATCACCCTTTAAATAGTTAAAAATCTTGGGTTCAAAAATTAAAAATCCTCCATTAATCCAACCTTCTCCCATTTGAGGTTTTTCCAGAAATTCATCTACTAAATCACCGTGAAATCTTAAACTGCCAAAACGGGCTGGAGGACGGACTGCGGTTACGGTTGCTAAACATTTATGAGATTTATGAAATTCTAATAATTCCTTAATGTTTAAATTAGCAACTCCATCACCATAAGTAACCATAAATGTTTCATTATCTAACCAAGGCTGTAATCTTTTGATTCTACCTGCTGTCATGGTGTCTAATCCTGTGTCCATGAGATGAAGAATCCAATCCTCGGCTGCGTTATTATGAATATTTACATGACCATCTTGTAAATTAATAGTCATACTAGAATTTAGATTGTAATACTCCAAAAAATAGCGTTTAATATAATCGCCTTTATAGCCCAAAGCAATGTAAAAATCTTTATACCCATAATGAGCATAGATTTTCATAATATGCCAAAGTATAGGGCGACCACCAATTTCTACCATTGGTTTTGGGATGATTTCTGTTTCTTCTGCCAGACGAGTTCCTAATCCTCCAGCTAAAATCACAACTTTCATTTTGTTTTATCTTTAGCTAATGGACTTCATAGTATA from Nostoc sp. UHCC 0926 includes these protein-coding regions:
- a CDS encoding N-acetylneuraminate synthase family protein gives rise to the protein MSNIDHRLLFILEIANNHNGSVEHGLEIIRQFAQIKQNFSDIFQFGFKLQYRDLDTFIHPDFQNRFDLKYIKRFSETRLTEAEFRLLVQEMEKLEFIKICTPFDENSVKKIEEHNFDIIKIASCSLTDWPLLERIAQTNKPIIASTAGVELEAIDKVVSFFLHREKNISLMHCVGEYPTRDDHLQLNQIELLMQRYPQIRIGYSTHEDPDNTEAIKIAIAKGATIFEKHVGVATKTISLNNYSANTTQIKRWLESVKMTLNMCGVVGQRQKFSETEKYSLFSLRRGVFAKYPIKKGEKVDLSNTFLAIPTIENQITANDMSKYTYFYAEEDLPINHAILSVNTKKIEIREQVYEIIQKVKKLLKKSRVVVPQQLEFEISHHYGIEKFYQFGCTIINYINREYCKKLIVVLPGQSHPEQYHKVKEETFIVQYGDVNITIDGEDKKCTAGNIVTIERGAKHTFSSENGAVLEEISSTHHQDDSYYTDPNIAAKKDRKTQLTYWIN
- a CDS encoding NAD-dependent epimerase/dehydratase family protein; its protein translation is MTKILIEDLQHILIHTESLWDEMNEKRIFITGGTGFFGCWLLESFTYIVEQLKSSAQAVILTRDPERFKQKCPHLFNHPALEFYQGDICNFPFPKGEFSHLIHAGTSTNALLYQDNHLGMFNEIIEGTKRTLEFAKVSGVKKYLLTSSGAVYGKQPDTMSHISETYEGSPDPCNISSSYGEGKRASELLCTLYHQQYGIETKIARCFAFIGAYLPLNLHFAIGNFIQDAIEGKNIEIKGDGTPLRSYLYASDLMIWLWTILFKGKSGFPYNVGSDQAISISELAKTVAEICSPTTEIQIGKTPLVGQIPERYIPSVKRAYLELELKQKIDLKMSIKKIINSHN
- the rfbH gene encoding lipopolysaccharide biosynthesis protein RfbH; amino-acid sequence: MEKKQLLRSQILQLVAEYYSEAFPQRDFIPGETLVPVSGKVFDQQELQYLVDSSLDFWLTTGRFAAEFEEKFAQWIGVKHCLLVNSGSSANLLALTALTSPELGEKRLKPGDEIITVAAGFPTTVNPIFQNQLVPVFLDIEIPSYNIDITQLEAGLSERTRGIMIAHALGNPFNLKTVTEFAQKYNLWLIEDNCDALGSLYQGQKTGTFGHIATASFYPAHHITMGEGGAVLTNDSKLRKILESLRDWGRSCWCPPGVDNTCNKRFGWQLGELPFGYDHKYTYSHIGYNLKMTDMQAAVGLAQLEKLPQFVQKRRNNFDFIYQKLVDLQDVLILPKPTDESEPSWFGFMISVKENAGFNRYELVKYLEENKITTRLLFGGNLIKQPAYKGLKYRVLGDLTNTDYVMNNSFWVGVYPALNENIFLYMLKHLYKFCGRERI
- a CDS encoding GDP-mannose 4,6-dehydratase gives rise to the protein MELSMRNSSNFWQDRPIFITGATGLVGSWLVKHLLTVGADIVCLVRDWIPQSFLIQNRVLEKVKVVRGDIFDQALLQRILEEYEINTVIHLAAQTVVGVANRNPISTFETNIAGTWRLLEACRHSSTVKQIIVASSDKAYGEQIQLPYEENTPLKGIHPYDVSKSCADLITQTYAHTYNLPVAIARCGNFYGGGDLNWSRIVPGTIKSILKEKPPIIRSNGCFVRDYLYVEDGVKAYMLLAENLSHHPELIGEAFNFSLEIKLTVLDLVEKILTLMNSDLKPKILNQASNEIKNQYLSSQKSRKILNWYPSFDLDTGLEKTINWYQNLLK
- the rfbF gene encoding glucose-1-phosphate cytidylyltransferase, whose protein sequence is MKVVILAGGLGTRLAEETEIIPKPMVEIGGRPILWHIMKIYAHYGYKDFYIALGYKGDYIKRYFLEYYNLNSSMTINLQDGHVNIHNNAAEDWILHLMDTGLDTMTAGRIKRLQPWLDNETFMVTYGDGVANLNIKELLEFHKSHKCLATVTAVRPPARFGSLRFHGDLVDEFLEKPQMGEGWINGGFLIFEPKIFNYLKGDDEILEVALLEKLANEGQLAAYRHYDFWQCMDTLRDKYRLKELWDSVNPPWKVWN